A genomic segment from Methanomicrobium sp. W14 encodes:
- a CDS encoding NAD-dependent epimerase/dehydratase family protein, whose amino-acid sequence MKILVTGGCGFLGSHICEMYKEQHEEVVSFDNLTKKELLRTGYKVNDARNYNLQYLKTIGVSVIKGDISKSQQLEEAVKECDYIIHTAAQPAMTVSIENPRLDFDTNVLGTFNVLEAARKYDIPVACCSSIHVYGNGINNSLVEGDKRFTRVPTVIDENYPILQGCLTPLHASKRADEIYSQTYIDTYGLKAAIFRLSGMYGPRQFGGEDHGWVANFAIRTAIGLPIKIFGTDKQVRDILYAKDAALAFDAFYQHQSPGLYNIGGGESNMISLGECLQIINDLTGKKSLIEKYDARLGDLWYFASDISKAKKCLDWAPKVSNYEGLTKIVEWILKEKNLFAAN is encoded by the coding sequence ATGAAAATACTTGTAACCGGTGGATGCGGTTTTTTAGGTTCTCATATCTGTGAAATGTATAAAGAACAGCATGAAGAGGTTGTTTCTTTTGATAACCTTACTAAGAAGGAACTTCTGCGGACTGGGTATAAAGTAAATGATGCTAGAAATTATAATCTGCAATATCTCAAAACAATTGGCGTTTCAGTGATTAAGGGGGATATTAGTAAGTCTCAACAGCTGGAAGAAGCTGTAAAAGAATGTGATTATATAATTCATACTGCAGCGCAGCCTGCTATGACCGTATCTATAGAAAATCCCCGGTTGGATTTTGATACAAATGTTCTTGGAACGTTTAATGTCCTTGAGGCTGCAAGGAAATATGACATTCCAGTAGCGTGTTGTTCTAGTATCCATGTATATGGGAATGGAATAAATAATTCTCTGGTTGAAGGGGATAAAAGATTTACACGTGTTCCTACTGTAATTGATGAGAATTATCCAATATTGCAGGGATGTCTGACTCCACTTCATGCCTCTAAGAGAGCGGATGAAATTTATTCTCAGACTTATATTGATACATATGGCTTAAAAGCTGCAATATTTAGATTAAGTGGAATGTATGGACCACGTCAGTTTGGAGGTGAAGATCATGGGTGGGTTGCAAATTTTGCAATAAGAACTGCTATTGGTCTTCCTATTAAAATTTTTGGAACTGATAAGCAAGTTCGAGATATACTGTATGCAAAAGATGCGGCATTAGCATTTGATGCTTTTTATCAACACCAATCTCCTGGTTTGTATAATATAGGAGGTGGTGAGTCAAATATGATCTCACTTGGGGAATGTCTTCAGATCATAAATGATCTTACTGGTAAGAAATCTTTAATTGAAAAATATGATGCAAGATTGGGAGATCTGTGGTATTTCGCCTCAGATATCTCTAAAGCCAAAAAATGTCTTGACTGGGCGCCAAAGGTTAGTAATTATGAAGGTCTTACAAAAATCGTTGAATGGATATTAAAAGAAAAGAATTTGTTTGCCGCTAATTGA